Proteins from one Littorina saxatilis isolate snail1 unplaced genomic scaffold, US_GU_Lsax_2.0 scaffold_1568, whole genome shotgun sequence genomic window:
- the LOC138956887 gene encoding serine-rich adhesin for platelets-like has product EDGSGSTIREDGSGSTIREDGSGSTIREDGSGSTIREDGSGSTIREDGSGSTIREDGSGSTIREDGSGSTIREDGSGSTIREDGSGSTIREDRSGSTIREGRSGSTIKEDGSGSTIREDGSGSTIREDGSGSTIREDGSGSTIREDGSGSTIREDGSGSTIREDGSGSTIREDGSGSTIREDGSGSTIREDRSGSTIREDGSGSTIREDRSGSTIREGRSGSTIKEDGSGSTIREDGSGSTIREDRSGSTIREDGSGSTIREDGSGSTIREDGSGSTIREDGSGSTIREDGSGSTIREDGSGSTIREDRSGSTIREDGSGSTIRENGSGSTIREGQSGSTIREDGSGSTIREDRSGSTIREDGSGSTIREDGSGSTIREDGSGSTIREDGSGSTIREDGSGSTIREDGSGSTIREDGSGSTIREDLSGSTIREDGSGSTIREDGSGSTIREDGSGSTIREDGSGSTIREDRSGSTIREDRSGSTIREDGSGSTIREDLSGSTIREDRSGSTIREDGSGSTIREDLSGSTIREDGSGSTIREDGSGSTIREDGSGSTIREDGSGSTIREDGSGSTIREDGSGSTIREDGSGSTIREDRSGSTIREDGSGSTIREDGSGSTIREDGSGSTIREDLSGSTIREDGSGSTIREDLSGSTIREDGSGSTIREDLSGSTIREDGSGSTIREDGSGSTIREDGSGSTIREDGSGSTIREDGSGSTIREDRSGSTIRGWVWVNDQRGSVWVNDQRIGLGQRSERMGLGQRSERIGLGQRSERMGLGQRSERIEDGSGSTIREDGSGSTIREDGSGSTIREDRSGSTIREDGSGSTIREDGSGSTIREDLSGSTIREDGSGSTIREDGSGSTIREDGSGSTIREDGSGSTIREDGSGSTIREDGSGSTIREDGSGSTIREDGSGSTIREDGSGSTIREDGSGSTIREDGSGSTIREDGSGSTIREDRSGSTIREDGSGSTIREDGSGSTIREDGSGSTIREDGSGSTIREDGSGSTIREDGSGSTIREDGSGSTIREDGSGSTIREDGSGSTIREDGSGSTIREDGSGSTIREDGSGSTIREDGSGSTIREDGSGSTIREDGSGSTIREDGSGSTIREDR; this is encoded by the exons AGAGGATGGGTCTGGGTCAACGATCAGGGAGGATGGGTCTGGGTCAACGATCAGAGAGGATGGGTCTGGGTCAACGATCAGAGAGGATGGGTCTGGGTCAACGATCAGAGAGGATGGGTCTGGGTCAACGATCAGAGAGGATGGGTCTGGGTCAACGATCAGAGAGGATGGGTCTGGGTCAACGATCAGAGAGGATGGGTCTGGGTCAACGATCAGAGAGGATGGGTCTGGGTCAACGATCAGAGAGGATGGGTCTGGGTCAACGATCAGAGAGGATCGGTCTGGGTCAACGATCAGAGAGGGTCGgtctgggtcaacgatcaaagaGGATGGGTCTGGGTCAACGATCAGAGAGGATGGGTCTGGGTCAACGATCAGAGAGGATGGGTCTGGGTCAACGATCAGAGAGGATGGGTCTGGGTCAACGATCAGAGAGGATGGGTCTGGGTCAACGATCAGAGAGGATGGGTCTGGGTCAACGATCAGAGAGGATGGGTCTGGGTCAACGATCAGAGAGGATGGGTCTGGGTCAACGATCAGAGAGGATGGGTCTGGGTCAACGATCAGAGAGGATCGGTCTGGGTCAACGATCAGAGAGGATGGGTCTGGGTCAACGATCAGAGAGGATCGGTCTGGGTCAACGATCAGAGAGGGTCGgtctgggtcaacgatcaaagaGGATGGGTCTGGGTCAACGATCAGAGAGGATGGGTCTGGGTCAACGATCAGAGAGGATCGGTCTGGGTCAACGATCAGAGAGGATGGGTCTGGGTCAACGATCAGAGAGGATGGGTCTGGGTCAACGATCAGAGAGGATGGGTCTGGGTCAACGATCAGAGAGGATGGGTCTGGGTCAACGATCAGAGAGGATGGGTCTGGGTCAACGATCAGAGAGGATGGGTCTGGGTCAACGATCAGAGAGGATCGGTCTGGGTCAACGATCAGAGAGGATGGGTCTGGGTCAACGATCAGAGAGAATGGGTCTGGGTCAACGATCAGAGAGGGTCAGTCTGGGTCAACGATCAGAGAGGATGGGTCTGGGTCAACGATCAGAGAGGATCGGTCTGGGTCAACGATCAGAGAGGATGGGTCTGGGTCAACGATCAGAGAGGATGGGTCTGGGTCAACGATCAGAGAGGATGGGTCTGGGTCAACGATCAGAGAGGATGGGTCTGGGTCAACGATCAGAGAGGATGGGTCTGGGTCAACGATCAGAGAGGATGGGTCTGGGTCAACGATCAGAGAGGATGGGTCTGGGTCAACGATCAGAGAGGATCTGTCTGGGTCAACGATCAGAGAGGATGGGTCTGGGTCAACGATCAGAGAGGATGGGTCTGGGTCAACGATCAGAGAGGATGGGTCTGGGTCAACGATCAGAGAGGATGGGTCTGGGTCAACGATCAGAGAGGATCGGTCTGGGTCAACGATCAGAGAGGATCGGTCTGGGTCAACGATCAGAGAGGATGGGTCTGGGTCAACGATCAGAGAGGATCTGTCTGGGTCAACGATCAGAGAGGATCGGTCTGGGTCAACGATCAGAGAGGATGGGTCTGGGTCAACGATCAGAGAGGATCTGTCTGGGTCAACGATCAGAGAGGATGGGTCTGGGTCAACGATCAGAGAGGATGGGTCTGGGTCAACGATCAGAGAGGATGGGTCTGGGTCAACGATCAGAGAGGATGGGTCTGGGTCAACGATCAGAGAGGATGGGTCTGGGTCAACGATCAGAGAGGATGGGTCTGGGTCAACGATCAGAGAGGATGGGTCTGGGTCAACGATCAGAGAGGATCGGTCTGGGTCAACGATCAGAGAGGATGGGTCTGGGTCAACGATCAGAGAGGATGGGTCTGGGTCAACGATCAGAGAGGATGGGTCTGGGTCAACGATCAGAGAGGATCTGTCTGGGTCAACGATCAGAGAGGATGGGTCTGGGTCAACGATCAGAGAGGATCTGTCTGGGTCAACGATCAGAGAGGATGGGTCTGGGTCAACGATCAGAGAGGATCTGTCTGGGTCAACGATCAGAGAGGATGGGTCTGGGTCAACGATCAGAGAGGATGGGTCTGGGTCAACGATCAGAGAGGATGGGTCTGGGTCAACGATCAGAGAGGATGGGTCTGGGTCAACGATCAGAGAGGATGGGTCTGGGTCAACGATCAGAGAGGATCGGTCTGGGTCAACGATCAGAGGATGGGTCTGGGTCAACGATCAGAGAGGATCGGTCTGGGTCAACGATCAGAGGATCGGTCTGGGTCAACGATCAGAGAGGATGGGTCTGGGTCAACGATCAGAGAGGATCGGTCTGGGTCAACGATCAGAGAGGATGGGTCTGGGTCAACGATCAGAGAGGATCG AGGATGGGTCTGGGTCAACTATCAGAGAGGATGGGTCTGGGTCAACGATCAGAGAGGATGGGTCTGGGTCAACGATCAGAGAGGATCGGTCTGGGTCAACGATCAGAGAGGATGGGTCTGGGTCAACGATCAGAGAGGATGGGTCTGGGTCAACGATCAGAGAGGATCTGTCTGGGTCAACGATCAGAGAGGATGGGTCTGGGTCAACGATCAGAGAGGATGGGTCTGGGTCAACGATCAGAGAGGATGGGTCTGGGTCAACGATCAGAGAGGATGGGTCTGGGTCAACGATCAGAGAGGATGGGTCTGGGTCAACGATCAGAGAGGATGGGTCTGGGTCAACGATCAGAGAGGATGGGTCTGGGTCAACGATCAGAGAGGATGGGTCTGGGTCAACGATCAGAGAGGATGGGTCTGGGTCAACGATCAGAGAGGATGGGTCTGGGTCAACGATCAGAGAGGATGGGTCTGGGTCAACGATCAGAGAGGATGGGTCTGGGTCAACGATCAGAGAGGATCGGTCTGGGTCAACGATCAGAGAGGATGGGTCTGGGTCAACGATCAGAGAGGATGGGTCTGGGTCAACGATCAGAGAGGATGGGTCTGGGTCAACGATCAGAGAGGATGGGTCTGGGTCAACGATCAGAGAGGATGGGTCTGGGTCAACGATCAGAGAGGATGGGTCTGGGTCAACGATCAGAGAGGATGGGTCTGGGTCAACGATCAGAGAGGATGGGTCTGGGTCAACGATCAGAGAGGATGGGTCTGGGTCAACGATCAGAGAGGATGGGTCTGGGTCAACGATCAGAGAGGATGGGTCTGGGTCAACGATCAGAGAGGATGGGTCTGGGTCAACGATCAGAGAGGATGGGTCTGGGTCAACGATCAGAGAGGATGGGTCTGGGTCAACGATCAGAGAGGATGGGTCTGGGTCAACGATCAGAGAGGATGGGTCTGGGTCAACGATCAGAGAGGATCG